A region of Micromonospora chokoriensis DNA encodes the following proteins:
- the erpA gene encoding iron-sulfur cluster insertion protein ErpA: MTTPAQTESTEAQAPTSVVLTDVAAQKVKALIEQEGRDDLRLRVAVQPGGCSGLRYQLFFDERSLDGDVVTDFGGVEVVVDRMSAPYLSGATIDFADRIDAQGFTIDNPNAGNSCACGDSFN, from the coding sequence GTGACCACGCCAGCGCAGACCGAGTCGACCGAGGCCCAGGCCCCTACTTCCGTCGTCCTCACCGACGTCGCGGCGCAGAAGGTCAAGGCCCTGATCGAGCAGGAGGGCCGCGACGACCTGCGGCTCCGCGTCGCCGTGCAGCCGGGCGGCTGCTCCGGCCTGCGGTACCAGCTCTTCTTCGACGAGCGTTCCCTCGACGGTGACGTCGTCACCGATTTCGGTGGTGTCGAGGTCGTCGTCGACCGGATGAGCGCCCCGTACCTTTCCGGCGCGACGATCGACTTCGCCGACCGGATCGACGCCCAGGGCTTCACCATCGACAACCCCAACGCGGGCAACTCCTGCGCCTGCGGTGACTCGTTCAACTGA
- the ctaC gene encoding aa3-type cytochrome oxidase subunit II gives MVARSSEVRPSAVRHSASPGVGGRRGRGAGRLAGLGLGGVALLVLLTGCDVGQTFHGFGWPQGGISPESKRMYDLWIASCVAALAVGVFVWGLIFWCVVRYRKRGNALPVQTRYNLPMEFLYTIAPILIVSVLFYYTAIVQTDVDKLSKNPDVTVEVVAFKWNWQFNYRDGQGPDAKTTASTLGTSEVIPVLVLPTNRSIRFEETSRDVIHSFWVPELLFKRDVMPGKIRNVFEVSSLDAEGAYVGRCAELCGSYHAFMNFELRVVSPEKYDQFLAAKQAGKSTQEALTEIGEEPYAETTRPFDTRRTQDNFNPDDVPARTGS, from the coding sequence GTGGTCGCAAGGAGTTCGGAGGTACGGCCGTCGGCCGTACGGCACAGCGCTTCCCCGGGGGTTGGTGGACGCCGGGGGCGTGGTGCCGGTCGGTTGGCCGGGCTCGGTCTCGGTGGCGTGGCGCTGCTGGTTCTGCTCACGGGCTGTGACGTGGGGCAGACCTTCCACGGCTTCGGCTGGCCGCAGGGCGGCATCTCGCCGGAGTCGAAGCGGATGTACGACCTGTGGATCGCCTCCTGCGTCGCCGCCCTCGCGGTCGGTGTCTTCGTGTGGGGTCTGATCTTCTGGTGTGTCGTGCGCTACCGCAAGCGTGGCAACGCGCTGCCGGTGCAGACCCGCTACAACCTGCCGATGGAGTTCCTCTACACCATCGCGCCGATCCTGATCGTCTCCGTGCTCTTCTACTACACGGCGATCGTGCAGACGGACGTCGACAAGCTGTCGAAGAACCCCGATGTCACCGTCGAGGTCGTCGCGTTCAAGTGGAACTGGCAGTTCAACTACCGTGACGGCCAGGGCCCGGACGCCAAGACCACCGCGTCGACGCTCGGCACCAGCGAAGTCATCCCGGTGCTGGTTCTCCCGACCAACCGGTCCATCCGGTTCGAGGAGACCAGCCGCGACGTCATCCACTCGTTCTGGGTGCCGGAGCTGCTGTTCAAGCGCGACGTCATGCCGGGCAAGATCCGTAACGTGTTCGAGGTCTCCAGCCTGGACGCCGAGGGCGCCTACGTCGGGCGGTGCGCCGAACTGTGCGGCAGCTACCACGCCTTCATGAACTTCGAGCTGCGGGTCGTCTCGCCGGAGAAGTACGACCAGTTCCTGGCGGCCAAGCAGGCCGGCAAGTCCACCCAGGAGGCGCTCACCGAGATCGGTGAGGAGCCGTACGCGGAGACCACGCGGCCGTTCGACACCCGGCGGACGCAGGACAACTTCAACCCGGACGACGTTCCGGCCCGTACGGGAAGCTGA
- the trpD gene encoding anthranilate phosphoribosyltransferase: MGDRTWPHLLNSLLRGEELSTADTAWAMDEIMTGSATSAQIAGFAVALRAKGETPAELGGLVQAMLGRSVPVVLSDDLRDTALDVVGTGGDLAHTVNISTMTALVVAGAGVRVVKHGNRAASSLCGTADLLEYLGIPLDLGPEQVARCVEEAGIGFCFAARFHPGMRHAGPVRREVGVPTFFNFLGPLTNPARPRAGAVGCFDSRMAPVMASVFAARGDSAIVMRGEDGLDEFTTAAPTRVWAAQGGTVREAVLDATDLGVPRATLGDLRGGDAAYNAGVARRLLAGEAGPVRDAVLVNAAAALATQGPLDGDLTEALRAGLDRAAESIDSGAAAATLDRWIKAATAA; this comes from the coding sequence ATGGGCGATCGGACCTGGCCCCACCTGCTCAACTCGCTGCTGCGCGGCGAGGAGCTGTCCACCGCCGACACCGCCTGGGCGATGGACGAGATCATGACCGGCTCGGCGACCAGCGCCCAGATCGCCGGCTTCGCCGTGGCGTTGCGGGCCAAGGGTGAGACCCCGGCCGAGCTGGGCGGCCTCGTGCAGGCGATGCTGGGTCGCTCGGTCCCGGTGGTGCTCTCCGACGACCTGCGCGACACCGCGCTCGACGTGGTCGGCACCGGCGGTGACCTCGCCCACACCGTGAACATCTCCACGATGACCGCGCTGGTGGTCGCCGGCGCGGGCGTACGCGTCGTCAAGCACGGCAACCGGGCTGCCTCGTCCCTGTGCGGCACCGCCGACCTGCTGGAATACCTCGGCATCCCCCTGGACCTCGGCCCGGAGCAGGTCGCCCGGTGCGTCGAGGAGGCCGGCATCGGGTTCTGCTTCGCGGCCCGGTTCCACCCCGGGATGCGACACGCCGGTCCGGTCCGCCGCGAGGTGGGCGTCCCCACCTTCTTCAACTTCCTCGGCCCGCTGACCAACCCGGCCCGCCCCCGGGCCGGCGCGGTCGGCTGCTTCGACTCCCGGATGGCCCCGGTGATGGCGAGCGTGTTCGCCGCTCGGGGCGACTCGGCGATCGTGATGCGCGGCGAGGACGGCCTGGACGAGTTCACCACCGCCGCGCCGACCCGGGTCTGGGCAGCTCAGGGAGGCACCGTACGCGAGGCTGTGCTGGACGCGACGGACCTGGGGGTGCCCCGGGCCACCCTCGGCGACCTGCGGGGCGGTGACGCCGCCTACAACGCCGGCGTGGCCCGTCGGCTGCTCGCCGGCGAAGCCGGCCCGGTCCGCGACGCGGTGCTGGTCAACGCGGCGGCGGCGCTGGCGACCCAGGGCCCGCTGGACGGTGACCTGACCGAGGCGCTGCGCGCCGGCCTGGACCGCGCCGCCGAATCGATCGACTCCGGCGCCGCCGCCGCGACCCTCGACCGTTGGATCAAGGCCGCCACCGCCGCCTGA
- a CDS encoding carbohydrate kinase family protein yields the protein MKIAVTGSIATDHLMSFPGRFADQLIADQLHKVSLSFLVDDLVLRRGGVAANISFGMGQLGLRPVLLGAVGADFADYRSWLERHGVDCDSVHVSEVAHTARFVCTTDTDMCQIASFYAGAMSEARNIELAPVADRLGGLDLVLVGANDPEAMLRHSAECRTRGYAFAADPSQQLARMGGEDVLALIEGAEYLMTNDYEKSLLQSKAQLSDDQLLDLVKVRVTTLGKHGVEIAGRGIDPIHVPIAREIRAVDPTGVGDGFRAGFFTALSWGLGLERAAQVGSLLATLVLETVGTQEYDVRPDLFVKRLAESYGDTAADEVRAHLLP from the coding sequence ATGAAGATCGCCGTCACCGGCTCGATCGCCACCGATCACCTGATGAGCTTCCCCGGTCGCTTCGCCGACCAGCTCATCGCCGATCAGCTGCACAAGGTGTCCCTCTCCTTCCTGGTGGACGACCTGGTGCTCCGCCGCGGTGGCGTGGCGGCGAACATCTCCTTCGGCATGGGGCAGCTCGGGTTGCGCCCGGTGCTGCTCGGTGCGGTGGGCGCCGACTTCGCCGACTACCGCTCCTGGCTGGAGCGCCACGGCGTGGACTGCGACTCGGTGCACGTCAGCGAGGTGGCGCACACGGCCCGCTTCGTCTGCACCACCGACACGGACATGTGCCAGATCGCGTCGTTCTACGCCGGCGCGATGAGCGAGGCCCGCAACATCGAGCTGGCCCCGGTCGCCGACCGGCTCGGCGGCCTGGACCTGGTGCTGGTCGGCGCCAACGACCCCGAGGCGATGCTGCGGCACTCGGCCGAGTGCCGCACCCGGGGGTACGCGTTCGCCGCCGACCCGTCGCAGCAGCTCGCCCGGATGGGCGGCGAGGACGTGCTGGCGCTGATCGAGGGCGCCGAGTACCTGATGACGAACGACTACGAGAAGTCGCTGTTGCAGAGCAAGGCGCAGCTGAGCGACGACCAACTGCTGGACCTGGTGAAGGTGCGGGTCACCACGCTGGGCAAGCACGGCGTGGAGATCGCCGGGCGCGGCATCGACCCGATCCACGTCCCGATCGCGCGGGAGATCCGGGCCGTCGACCCCACGGGTGTCGGCGACGGCTTCCGGGCCGGCTTCTTCACGGCGCTCTCCTGGGGCCTCGGCCTGGAACGGGCCGCCCAGGTCGGCAGCCTGCTGGCCACCCTGGTCCTGGAGACGGTGGGCACCCAGGAGTACGACGTCCGCCCCGACCTGTTCGTCAAGCGCCTGGCCGAGTCCTACGGCGACACCGCAGCCGACGAGGTCCGCGCCCACCTCCTGCCCTAG
- a CDS encoding sulfurtransferase TusA family protein, translating to MTLPDQVIDCRGQRCPLPVIAAARRLPQVPVGTVVRVLADDPAAAVDIPAWCRMRGQEFLGAVSGPDGPAYDVRRSH from the coding sequence GTGACCTTGCCGGACCAGGTCATCGACTGCCGGGGGCAGCGCTGCCCGCTGCCCGTGATCGCGGCCGCCCGGCGGTTGCCGCAGGTGCCGGTGGGAACTGTGGTCCGGGTGCTGGCCGACGACCCGGCGGCGGCGGTGGACATCCCCGCCTGGTGCCGGATGCGCGGCCAGGAGTTCCTGGGCGCGGTCAGTGGCCCCGACGGCCCCGCCTACGACGTCCGCCGCTCCCACTGA
- a CDS encoding cysteine desulfurase family protein: MHPVARQALLAAFDDGWADPGKLYTQARRARQLLDAAREATALTLGVRADEVSFTPSGTTAAHGAVLGALAGRRRVGPTLVHSAIEHSAVLHAAERHVAAGGTAVGVPVDRSGRLDLGAWSAAVHEPGVAVASLITASHEVGTVQPVAEAAAACAEVGVPLYVDAAQSVARVPLPAGWSVLSASAHKWGGPPGVGVLAVRKGTRWESPWPADEREGGRTPGVVNLPAVVAAAASLRAAAADAAAEAARLAPLVDRIRARVAAEVPDVEVVGNPVLRLPHLVTFSCLYVDGETLLHALDRRGFAVSSGSSCTSSTLRPSHVLEAMGVLSHGNVRVSLHRETTEADVERFLDELPTIVAELRADAGVVGL; the protein is encoded by the coding sequence ATGCATCCGGTGGCGCGGCAGGCGTTACTGGCGGCGTTCGACGACGGGTGGGCCGACCCGGGCAAGCTCTACACGCAGGCCCGCCGGGCCCGGCAACTGCTCGACGCCGCGCGCGAGGCCACCGCGCTGACGCTCGGTGTTCGCGCCGACGAGGTGTCCTTCACCCCCAGTGGTACGACCGCGGCGCACGGCGCGGTGCTCGGCGCCCTGGCGGGGCGGCGTCGGGTCGGGCCGACGCTGGTGCACTCGGCGATCGAGCACTCGGCGGTGCTGCATGCGGCGGAGCGGCACGTCGCAGCGGGTGGTACGGCAGTGGGTGTGCCGGTCGACCGGTCGGGCCGGTTGGATCTGGGCGCCTGGTCGGCGGCGGTGCATGAACCGGGGGTCGCGGTGGCCTCCCTGATCACTGCGAGTCACGAGGTGGGGACCGTGCAACCGGTCGCCGAGGCGGCGGCCGCCTGCGCGGAGGTGGGGGTGCCGCTGTACGTGGACGCCGCCCAGTCGGTCGCCCGGGTGCCTCTGCCGGCCGGCTGGTCGGTGTTGAGCGCGAGCGCCCACAAGTGGGGCGGCCCACCCGGGGTGGGGGTGCTGGCGGTCCGTAAGGGCACCCGTTGGGAGTCACCCTGGCCGGCCGACGAGCGGGAGGGTGGGCGTACCCCCGGGGTGGTGAATCTGCCCGCGGTGGTGGCTGCGGCGGCGAGCCTGCGGGCGGCGGCGGCCGACGCGGCGGCCGAGGCGGCCCGGCTGGCTCCGCTGGTGGACCGGATCCGGGCGCGGGTGGCGGCGGAGGTGCCCGACGTGGAGGTGGTCGGCAATCCGGTGCTCCGGCTGCCGCATCTGGTGACCTTCTCGTGCCTGTACGTCGACGGTGAGACGTTGCTGCACGCGCTGGACCGACGGGGGTTCGCCGTGTCGTCCGGTTCGTCCTGTACGTCGTCCACGCTGCGTCCGTCGCACGTGCTGGAGGCGATGGGGGTGCTCTCGCACGGGAACGTGCGGGTCAGCCTGCACCGGGAGACGACCGAGGCGGACGTCGAGCGGTTCCTCGATGAGCTGCCGACGATCGTGGCCGAGTTGCGGGCCGACGCCGGGGTGGTGGGGTTGTGA
- a CDS encoding cytochrome c oxidase subunit 4: protein MKTEWRIFLIIAVFLFGATILYGAWTHGESGGVEWVGTVALLLSFLLCSMCGGFFWFVSRRIDLRPEDRPDAEIADGAGEVGFFSPGSYWPFGLALAAAIAALGLVFWQYWLIGAGLVAVVFAACGLLFEYYSGTRRTAEH, encoded by the coding sequence ATGAAGACCGAGTGGCGTATCTTCCTGATCATCGCCGTGTTCCTCTTCGGTGCCACCATCCTCTACGGCGCCTGGACGCACGGGGAGTCGGGCGGCGTCGAGTGGGTCGGGACCGTCGCCCTGCTGCTGTCGTTCCTGCTCTGCTCGATGTGCGGTGGCTTCTTCTGGTTCGTCTCGCGCCGCATCGACCTGCGCCCGGAGGACCGCCCGGACGCGGAGATCGCCGACGGTGCCGGCGAGGTCGGCTTCTTCAGCCCCGGTAGCTACTGGCCGTTCGGCCTGGCGCTGGCCGCCGCAATCGCCGCGCTCGGCCTGGTGTTCTGGCAGTACTGGCTCATCGGTGCCGGCCTGGTGGCGGTCGTCTTCGCCGCCTGCGGGTTGCTGTTCGAGTACTACAGCGGCACCCGGCGCACCGCCGAGCACTGA
- a CDS encoding response regulator, protein MSDRLCTVLLYSDDPQVRDRMRLAVGTRPAPGLQIEFVDASTYAETIRLVDDYEIDLLLLDGEASPGGGIGIARQIKDDRDDAPPTCLVIARAADRWLAAYAEVDATLVHPLDPVTTGGTVAELLRTHAPA, encoded by the coding sequence ATGAGTGATCGTCTTTGCACCGTCCTGCTCTACAGCGACGACCCGCAGGTCCGTGACCGGATGCGGTTGGCCGTCGGCACCCGTCCCGCCCCCGGGCTGCAGATCGAGTTCGTCGACGCGTCGACCTACGCGGAGACCATCCGGCTGGTCGACGACTACGAGATCGACCTGCTACTGCTCGACGGCGAGGCCAGCCCCGGTGGTGGCATCGGCATCGCCCGGCAGATCAAGGACGACCGGGACGACGCTCCCCCGACCTGCCTGGTGATCGCCCGCGCCGCCGACCGATGGCTCGCCGCGTACGCCGAGGTCGACGCCACGCTGGTGCACCCGCTCGACCCGGTTACCACCGGCGGCACGGTGGCCGAGCTGCTGCGGACGCACGCACCCGCCTGA